In Trichocoleus sp., the DNA window ATTTCTGTGGCTCTTGATTGAACTGCTGACGCAAGTAGCGAAGCGTTTCCGCTTTGGGTCGCCGGACTGATTTACCAAAAATCTGCGCTTCTGCTAGATCGACCCCTGCTTTTGCCAGGAGTTGATGGACAAAACGTTCTTCTTTCGTTGTGATGATAAAAAGGTGAGTTGAACTATTGAGGATTTGTTGGATTCGATCGATTACGCCGGGATAAAACCGATGCAACGCTAGCCAGCCTTCTAGATCGGCGGCGATCCATTCATCGCGCAAGCGATCGACCGTTGCCTCAACCTCTTTTGGCACTAAACCTTCTTGCTGAACCAGTTGAGCACAAATGGTACTCCAACCCAGCAGGATATCTGTTGTCGGAATGCCCTTCAGAACCGCCCGCAAGACAAGTGGCATTTCCCAGCCTGTTTCCACAACTGGACGAAGCTGATAAAACTGCTCCGCTAATCCTGCTGGAGGAATTAAATCATCAGGTGACCAAATGTGACAGTACGATCGCCAAGCCGTTTGAAAGTATTCCAGCAAGCCATCACAAACAACCCCATCAAAATCAAGCGCCAAAAGAGTGGGTGAGTTGAGGACCATTACCTTGCCTCCTGGTGCGTGGAATCCACCTGACTGATCCACTCTTGGAGTAAAGCATTCACCTGTTCAGAAGCTTCATCTTGCGGACAGTGACCCACCCCTTCTAGTGGAATGAATCGTTGAACGACAGGATAATCTGCGAGTTTGCGTCCAAGCGCGATCGGCTCCCAAGGATCATCTGTGCCCCATAGAATCAGCGCTGGACAGGGCAGAACTTCAAGCAAGTCTTCTGGAAGTGGACCATAAGAATAGCGGGTAAATGCGAGAAAAACATCGGCCGCACCCGGATCAGACGCAGGAGCCATTAGCATATCAACAAGCTCATCCGTAACTGCTTCTGAATCAATATATGCTTTTTGAAGAATTTTACGAACGGTATTGGGGCGGGCAATCAGCCGGAAAAAGTGATGCCCAATCCACCGAATCGCCAGAATGCTTTGCAACAGAGGTGCACCCGATCGCCGATACCAGGGCAGTTGAGCGCGACGACGATCGTGCAGCAGGCGCAGAGAGCAATTGATCAAAGCCACACTTTTTGCAATATCTGGATGATCAACGATCGCTTGCATCGCAGCAATACAGCCAACCGAGTTACCAACCAAAAAGGCAGGCGTTCCAACAACCTCTCGACAAAAATCAGCGATTTGCTGACCCCAGGTTTCAAAGGTGTACTCAACCCCATTTCCAGGTGTGGGCTTTGCAGAACCACCAAAGCCAAGCAGATCGATCGCATAGACGCGACAAGACTC includes these proteins:
- a CDS encoding HAD family hydrolase — protein: MVLNSPTLLALDFDGVVCDGLLEYFQTAWRSYCHIWSPDDLIPPAGLAEQFYQLRPVVETGWEMPLVLRAVLKGIPTTDILLGWSTICAQLVQQEGLVPKEVEATVDRLRDEWIAADLEGWLALHRFYPGVIDRIQQILNSSTHLFIITTKEERFVHQLLAKAGVDLAEAQIFGKSVRRPKAETLRYLRQQFNQEPQKLLIWFVEDRLKTLQSIAALDDLHDVQLFLADWGYNTPADRVLAQQDDRIHLISLHKFTEGFASWA
- a CDS encoding alpha/beta fold hydrolase; protein product: MTLSSVTQPLAAPQIWTWRGLPICYQTQGDHGPAVVLVHGFGASWGHWRKNIPVLAESCRVYAIDLLGFGGSAKPTPGNGVEYTFETWGQQIADFCREVVGTPAFLVGNSVGCIAAMQAIVDHPDIAKSVALINCSLRLLHDRRRAQLPWYRRSGAPLLQSILAIRWIGHHFFRLIARPNTVRKILQKAYIDSEAVTDELVDMLMAPASDPGAADVFLAFTRYSYGPLPEDLLEVLPCPALILWGTDDPWEPIALGRKLADYPVVQRFIPLEGVGHCPQDEASEQVNALLQEWISQVDSTHQEAR